The following coding sequences lie in one Ostrea edulis chromosome 8, xbOstEdul1.1, whole genome shotgun sequence genomic window:
- the LOC130049614 gene encoding uncharacterized protein LOC130049614, giving the protein MGGYPQVHVVLGIIFVVSVSAIMIVTWTKLIFDEETSKIVTLGVLIFCTSVGLLSAFGLLKFRSKTHGENKSGYRWSKATNNHPDNESANRGTGNSITNNHPGNEGARRGTGNSITNNHPGNEGASRGTGNPITNNHPDNEGASRGTGNPITNNHPDNERASRGTENPITNNHPDNEGASRGTGNPITNNHPDSESANRGTGNPITNNHPDNEGASRGTGNSITNNQHDNEGASKGTGNSITNNHPDNERASRGTGNPITNNQHDSERTSRCTSTEFGSGQIVLMMLIIFLSASLSAPSIKHFADHVGNDDDDNVSLNMSIYFEIYIWLSFVVKSVMLVCIGVCMRVSGNYSKYKFNAEGFILMFSFAANVFSHAFYSIAVLTIIITKEDMGLTLFICLLENIGSIILGGMQTVFLLATNNGEEMQNSGRRNMVYFACLLLFISNIGLWFSDSIGEAKLADLTVIIKKGYNKTFWIIDIRLLLPITIFFRIHSGMIFLKMYCNRNSQSDRISQGIQTETSQ; this is encoded by the exons ATGG gAGGATACCCTcaggtacatgtagtactaGGGATTATATTCGTGGTATCAGTGTCCGCCATCATGATTGTAACCTGGACAAAGTTGATATTTGATGAAGAAACTTCAAAGATTGTTACTCTTGGAGTATTGATATTCTGTACTAGTGTTGGACTTTTAAGCGCTTTTGGACTTCTGAAATTCCGAAGCAAGACACATGGGGAAAACAAATCAGGTTACAGATGGTCAAAG GCAACAAACAATCACCCTGACAACGAAAGTGCCAATAGAGGTACCGGAAACTCAATAACAAACAATCACCCTGGCAACGAAGGAGCCAGAAGAGGTACCGGAAACTCAATAACAAACAATCACCCTGGCAACGAAGGAGCCAGTAGAGGTACCGGAAACCCAATAACAAACAATCACCCTGACAATGAAGGAGCCAGTAGAGGTACCGGAAACCCAATAACAAACAATCACCCTGACAACGAAAGAGCCAGTAGAGGTACCGAAAACCCAATAACAAACAATCACCCTGACAATGAAGGAGCCAGTAGAGGTACCGGAAACCCAATAACAAACAATCACCCTGACAGCGAAAGTGCCAATAGAGGTACCGGAAACCCAATAACAAACAATCACCCTGACAACGAAGGAGCCAGTAGAGGTACCGGAAACTCAATAACAAACAATCAACATGACAACGAAGGAGCCAGTAAAGGTACTGGAAACTCAATAACAAACAATCACCCTGACAACGAAAGAGCCAGTAGAGGTACCGGAAATCCAATAACAAACAATCAACATGACAGCGAAAGAACCAGTAGATGTACAAGCACTGAGTTCGGATCAGGGCAAATTGTATTAATGATGCTGATCATTTTCTTGTCAGCTTCTTTATCTGCACCATCGATAAAACATTTTGCCGATCATGTAGgcaatgatgatgatgataacgTAAGCCTGAACATGTCAATATATTTTGAGATTTACATCTGGCTCTCATTCGTTGTCAAAAGTGTCATGTTGGTTTGTATAGGTGTTTGCATGCGGGTTTCTGGTAACTACtctaaatataaatttaatgCCGAGGGATTCATATTGATGTTTAGCTTTGCTGCGAATGTCTTTTCTCATGCGTTTTACTCGATCGCAGTTTTGACGATTATCATAACAAAGgaagacatgggactaactttATTCATCTGTTTACTCGAAAATATAGGCAGTATCATTCTCGGTGGAATGCAAACTGTCTTCCTGCTAGCTACAAACAATGGAGAAGAAATGCAGAATAGTGGGCGAAGAAATATGGTTTACTTTGCATGCCTATTGTTATTTATCAGCAATATTGGACTATGGTTCAGTGATTCGATTGGGGAGGCTAAATTAGCGGACCTGACTGTTATAATCAAGAAAGGCTACAACAAAACCTTCTGGATAATTGATATCAGGCTTCTTTTGCCCATTACTATATTTTTTCGAATCCACTCAGGAATGATTTTTCTCAAAATGTATTGCAATAGAAATAGTCAGTCGGATCGCatctcacaaggaatacaaacgGAAACGTCTCAATGA